A genomic window from Buteo buteo chromosome 13, bButBut1.hap1.1, whole genome shotgun sequence includes:
- the DNAAF4 gene encoding dynein axonemal assembly factor 4 isoform X1 codes for MPVWLREYSWRQTGSAVYLSLPLRGVRVTPANIFCTDRYLKVSIPPFLFEAILYAPIDDTSSTAKIGDGIIFFTLYKKEVAMWDSLTLPNANKEKLQYLRENAVLKAHEKAKEEAEAKKVTKQEHKKHALEATMKLEEAERKRIEDLKEKERQKVTKELELWKKQQKDAEKQKRVQKEGELYQVEQLKEKKKEKINKTRIPNEGTSKTRLKPTKGYGSYSMFSENLKEEQLPAPRSAATIRINFTSRVFPTALRESCVAEEEEWLRKQAEARRAISADLSELEDLKEEEKNPDWLKNKGNKMFATGNYLAAVNAYNLAVRLNNKLPLLYLNRAACHLKLRNLHKAIEDSSKALELLTPPVPDNENARVKAYVRRGTAFCQLELYTEGLQDYEAALKIDPKNKTIEKDAEKIRHLIQGTTQDS; via the exons ATGCCGGTGTGGCTGCGGGAGTACAGCTGGCGGCAGACCGGCTCCGCCGTGTACCTCTCGCTGCCGTTGCGCGGCGTTCGGGTCACCCCCGCCAACATCTTCTGCACCGACCGGTACTTGAAG GTAAGCATCCCTCCCTTTTTATTTGAAGCCATTTTATATGCTCCTATTGATGACACAAGTAGCACAGCAAAGATTGGAGATGGAatcattttcttcactttgtATAAAAAAGAAGTGGCCATGTGGGATTCCCTAACTCTACCGAATG ctAACAAGGAGAAACTGCAGTATCTAAGAGAGaatgctgttttaaaagcccatgaaaaggcaaaagaggaggcagaagcaaaaaaagttacaaaacagGAACACAAAAAACATGCTTTGGAGGCCACAATGAAG CtagaagaagcagaaagaaaaagaattgaagatctgaaagaaaaggagcGACAGAAGGTCACTAAGGAGTTGGAGttatggaaaaaacagcaaaaagatgCTGAGAAACAAAAGAGGGTACAAAAAGAAGGGGAGCTATATCAAGTAGAGCAattaaaggagaagaaaaaggaaaaaataaacaaaactagGATTCCTAATGAAGGAACTTCTAAGACCCGACTCAAACCTACTAAAG GTTATGGTTCCTATagcatgttttcagaaaatttaaaggAGGAACAGTTACCAGCTCCTCGATCTGCTGCTACAATTAGAATCAACTTTACGTCACGAGTTTTTCCTACAGCTCTGCGAGAATCTTGCGTTGCAGAAGAAGAGGAG TGGCTACGTAAACAAGCAGAAGCTCGAAGAGCAATAAGTGCCGATTTGTCTGAGCTGGAAGAtttaaaagaagaggagaagaatcCAGATTGGttaaagaacaaaggaaa CAAAATGTTTGCAACAGGAAACTATCTTGCAGCTGTAAACGCATATAACCTCGCAGTGCGGCTAAACAATAAGCTTCCCCTACTGTATCTGAATCGTGCTGCTTGCCACCTTAAACTGAGAAATTTACATAAAGCTATTGAAGATTCCTCTAAG GCACTAGAACTGCTGACACCACCTGTTCCTGATAATGAGAATGCTCGAGTGAAAGCATATGTGAGACGTGGAACAGCATTTTGTCAGCTGGAATTATATACTGAAG